The following proteins come from a genomic window of Nicotiana tomentosiformis chromosome 12, ASM39032v3, whole genome shotgun sequence:
- the LOC104109698 gene encoding protein JINGUBANG-like, with product MSFEIERDLDIDMASAMDFETPNSPASAPSFAIRPNHSFLRSFSTKEPSNFSENLPYSPPRLSTSVLSSNTCLHNSQPSTPRLSFTLNNPKLADDHHFQTTYRCISSVLKKDGQILSVATSNGLVYTGSQANVIRVWKLPEFTECDHLKTRGSMVVALQVSNDMVYAAYADCKIRVWRRTWEGVIKHVRVATIPKVGSFVRSYISGRDKMMKHMGPISSLAINISDDILYSASLDKTVKVWRISDLKCIETIQAHNDPINAIVVGDDGVLYTASDDATVRVWRRNFCSGDRPHSLTVTLPAKCSPVKTLALTTDGGVLYGGCSDGYIHYWIKGWFSGQLQYGGALLGHTHSVMCLSSTANYLVSGSADSTCRVWFREQDCQHVCVAILQGHRGPIRCVTAFPGRVNNEESEDGCTICTGSLDGVIKMWCVRCTSSSSDNKGKGSSQNACDYFEIA from the exons ATGTCCTTTGAAATAGAGAGAGATCTAGACATAGACATGGCTTCAGCAATGGACTTTGAGACTCCTAATTCACCTGCTTCAGCTCCATCTTTCGCCATAAGACCTAACCACAGTTTCTTGAGAAGTTTTTCTACAAAAGAACCTTCTAATTTCTCTGAAAATCTTCCCTATAGCCCACCTCGTTTAAGCACTTCAGTTCTCTCTTCCAATACATGCCTCCACAACTCTCAACCTTCAACTCCACGACTTTCCTTCACGCTCAACAATCCAAAATTAGCCGATGATCATCACTTTCAAACAACTTATAGGTGCATTTCATCTGTGTTAAAAAAAGATGGACAGATCTTGTCTGTTGCTACGTCAAATGGTCTCGTTTATACAGGGTCTCAGGCTAATGTAATACGTGTTTGGAAGTTGCCAGAGTTCACTGAATGTGATCATCTTAAGACGAGGGGGTCAATGGTTGTTGCATTACAAGTGTCAAATGATATGGTTTATGCTGCCTATGCGGATTGCAAGATTCGGGTTTGGCGTAGGACTTGGGAAGGTGTTATCAAGCATGTCCGAGTTGCTACTATTCCTAAGGTTGGAAGCTTTGTCCGGAGCTATATCTCCGGTAGAGATAAGATG ATGAAGCACATGGGGCCAATATCATCACTGGCAATTAACATATCAGATGACATCCTTTACTCAGCTTCCCTtgataaaacagtaaaagtatgGAGAATTTCTGATCTCAAATGCATAGAGACAATCCAAGCCCATAACGATCCGATAAATGCCATTgttgttggtgatgatggtgtCCTCTATACAGCTTCTGATGATGCCACAGTCCGAGTATGGCGTCGCAATTTTTGTAGTGGAGATAGGCCACATTCCCTTACTGTGACATTACCAGCTAAATGTTCACCAGTAAAGACATTAGCATTAACAACTGATGGTGGGGTACTTTATGGTGGGTGCAGTGATGGTTACATTCATTATTGGATAAAAGGTTGGTTTTCGGGGCAATTACAATATGGGGGTGCACTTCTTGGACACACACATTCTGTCATGTGCTTGTCCAGTACGGCTAACTATTTGGTCAGTGGCTCAGCGGACTCAACGTGCAGGGTCTGGTTTAGGGAGCAAGATTGTCAACATGTTTGCGTGGCGATTTTGCAAGGTCACAGAGGACCGATTAGGTGCGTTACAGCTTTCCCTGGACGCGTGAATAATGAGGAGAGTGAAGATGGTTGCACCATTTGCACTGGAAGTCTTGATGGAGTTATCAAGATGTGGTGTGTGAGATGCACCAGCAGTAGCAGTGATAATAAGGGCAAAGGCTCTTCACAAAATGCTTGTGATTATTTTGAGATCGCTTAA